The following proteins are co-located in the Vigna unguiculata cultivar IT97K-499-35 chromosome 9, ASM411807v1, whole genome shotgun sequence genome:
- the LOC114162614 gene encoding WAT1-related protein At1g70260-like isoform X1 — protein sequence MEAKNKMSEVLPFIIMVVMEGWTIGLTIFAKTAITNGMSPFVFIVYTNALATILLFPSSFLSHQEDRKQRQTFTFSLFMRFLFIGLIGVTMTQAFLFLGLSYSSPILVCAMSHLFPTFNFLLSLILRFHIIKTQKTELNLRSPGIQVQVIGVLVSIMGAVVVEFYKGPLVRPSSHHLRQTKQLLLFSSTPEFWLLGGALLAAASFSLSISNFIQKETLEQYPEPMKMVSYSSLIGMILCAIVSCIIERDINAWKIKRNKDLILIVLTALVGGVIRPNIQVWLTRTKGPLYVPLFKPFGIAFATTFAVCFFSNSLHYGSVIGTTILGMGYYTVIYGQVKGNEEETNCDDSSESLDKKIPLLPEKMEV from the exons ATGGAGGCTAAGAACAAGATGTCTGAGGTGCTGCCGTTCATAATCATGGTGGTTATGGAAGGTTGGACCATAGGGCTCACCATTTTTGCAAAAACTGCAATAACTAATGGAATGAGCCCATTTGTGTTCATAGTTTATACCAATGCTTTGGCCACTATACTACTGTTCCCTTCTTCCTTTTTATCACACCAAGAGGACAG AAAGCAGCGCCAAACTTTTACTTTCTCTTTGTTCATGCGATTCTTGTTCATCGGTTTAATAGG GGTAACCATGACTCAGGCCTTTTTATTTCTGGGTCTAAGCTATAGTTCGCCAATACTTGTGTGTGCCATGAGCCACTTGTTCCCAACGTTTAATTTTCTGCTCTCTCTCATTCTCAGGTTCCACATCATCAAAACTCA GAAGACAGAGTTGAATCTGAGAAGCCCTGGTATCCAAGTCCAAGTGATTGGTGTGTTGGTATCAATAATGGGAGCAGTGGTAGTTGAATTCTACAAGGGACCACTCGTAAGACCTTCTTCTCACCACCTTCGACAAACTAAGCAacttcttctcttctcctcAACACCAGAATTTTGGCTTCTTGGTGGCGCTTTGCTTGCTGCAGCTTCCTTCTCCCTTTCGATTTCCAACTTCATCCAG AAAGAAACTCTAGAGCAATATCCGGAACCAATGAAGATGGTTTCTTATTCTAGCTTAATTGGAATGATCCTCTGTGCAATAGTATCGTGTATCATTGAGAGGGACATAAATGCTTGGAAGATAAAACGTAATAAGGACCTTATTCTCATTGTTCTAACT GCACTAGTAGGAGGTGTGATTCGTCCAAATATTCAAGTATGGTTAACTCGCACGAAGGGTCCACTTTATGTGCCACTTTTCAAGCCCTTTGGTATTGCATTTGCCACTACTTTTGCAGTTTGCTTCTTTTCTAACAGCCTTCATTATGGAAG TGTTATAGGAACAACTATACTTGGAATGGGGTATTATACAGTAATATATGGACAAGTGAAAGGAAACGAGGAAGAGACAAACTGTGACGATAGCTCAGAATCCTTGGACAAGAAGAtacctcttctgccagaaaagATGGAAGTGTga
- the LOC114162614 gene encoding WAT1-related protein At1g70260-like isoform X3, with product MEAKNKMSEVLPFIIMVVMEGWTIGLTIFAKTAITNGMSPFVFIVYTNALATILLFPSSFLSHQEDRKQRQTFTFSLFMRFLFIGLIGVTMTQAFLFLGLSYSSPILVCAMSHLFPTFNFLLSLILRFHIIKTQKTELNLRSPGIQVQVIGVLVSIMGAVVVEFYKGPLVRPSSHHLRQTKQLLLFSSTPEFWLLGGALLAAASFSLSISNFIQKETLEQYPEPMKMVSYSSLIGMILCAIVSCIIERDINAWKIKRNKDLILIVLTALVGGVIRPNIQVWLTRTKGPLYVPLFKPFVL from the exons ATGGAGGCTAAGAACAAGATGTCTGAGGTGCTGCCGTTCATAATCATGGTGGTTATGGAAGGTTGGACCATAGGGCTCACCATTTTTGCAAAAACTGCAATAACTAATGGAATGAGCCCATTTGTGTTCATAGTTTATACCAATGCTTTGGCCACTATACTACTGTTCCCTTCTTCCTTTTTATCACACCAAGAGGACAG AAAGCAGCGCCAAACTTTTACTTTCTCTTTGTTCATGCGATTCTTGTTCATCGGTTTAATAGG GGTAACCATGACTCAGGCCTTTTTATTTCTGGGTCTAAGCTATAGTTCGCCAATACTTGTGTGTGCCATGAGCCACTTGTTCCCAACGTTTAATTTTCTGCTCTCTCTCATTCTCAGGTTCCACATCATCAAAACTCA GAAGACAGAGTTGAATCTGAGAAGCCCTGGTATCCAAGTCCAAGTGATTGGTGTGTTGGTATCAATAATGGGAGCAGTGGTAGTTGAATTCTACAAGGGACCACTCGTAAGACCTTCTTCTCACCACCTTCGACAAACTAAGCAacttcttctcttctcctcAACACCAGAATTTTGGCTTCTTGGTGGCGCTTTGCTTGCTGCAGCTTCCTTCTCCCTTTCGATTTCCAACTTCATCCAG AAAGAAACTCTAGAGCAATATCCGGAACCAATGAAGATGGTTTCTTATTCTAGCTTAATTGGAATGATCCTCTGTGCAATAGTATCGTGTATCATTGAGAGGGACATAAATGCTTGGAAGATAAAACGTAATAAGGACCTTATTCTCATTGTTCTAACT GCACTAGTAGGAGGTGTGATTCGTCCAAATATTCAAGTATGGTTAACTCGCACGAAGGGTCCACTTTATGTGCCACTTTTCAAGCCCTTTG TGTTATAG
- the LOC114162614 gene encoding WAT1-related protein At1g70260-like isoform X2: protein MEAKNKMSEVLPFIIMVVMEGWTIGLTIFAKTAITNGMSPFVFIVYTNALATILLFPSSFLSHQEDRKQRQTFTFSLFMRFLFIGLIGVTMTQAFLFLGLSYSSPILVCAMSHLFPTFNFLLSLILRKTELNLRSPGIQVQVIGVLVSIMGAVVVEFYKGPLVRPSSHHLRQTKQLLLFSSTPEFWLLGGALLAAASFSLSISNFIQKETLEQYPEPMKMVSYSSLIGMILCAIVSCIIERDINAWKIKRNKDLILIVLTALVGGVIRPNIQVWLTRTKGPLYVPLFKPFGIAFATTFAVCFFSNSLHYGSVIGTTILGMGYYTVIYGQVKGNEEETNCDDSSESLDKKIPLLPEKMEV from the exons ATGGAGGCTAAGAACAAGATGTCTGAGGTGCTGCCGTTCATAATCATGGTGGTTATGGAAGGTTGGACCATAGGGCTCACCATTTTTGCAAAAACTGCAATAACTAATGGAATGAGCCCATTTGTGTTCATAGTTTATACCAATGCTTTGGCCACTATACTACTGTTCCCTTCTTCCTTTTTATCACACCAAGAGGACAG AAAGCAGCGCCAAACTTTTACTTTCTCTTTGTTCATGCGATTCTTGTTCATCGGTTTAATAGG GGTAACCATGACTCAGGCCTTTTTATTTCTGGGTCTAAGCTATAGTTCGCCAATACTTGTGTGTGCCATGAGCCACTTGTTCCCAACGTTTAATTTTCTGCTCTCTCTCATTCTCAG GAAGACAGAGTTGAATCTGAGAAGCCCTGGTATCCAAGTCCAAGTGATTGGTGTGTTGGTATCAATAATGGGAGCAGTGGTAGTTGAATTCTACAAGGGACCACTCGTAAGACCTTCTTCTCACCACCTTCGACAAACTAAGCAacttcttctcttctcctcAACACCAGAATTTTGGCTTCTTGGTGGCGCTTTGCTTGCTGCAGCTTCCTTCTCCCTTTCGATTTCCAACTTCATCCAG AAAGAAACTCTAGAGCAATATCCGGAACCAATGAAGATGGTTTCTTATTCTAGCTTAATTGGAATGATCCTCTGTGCAATAGTATCGTGTATCATTGAGAGGGACATAAATGCTTGGAAGATAAAACGTAATAAGGACCTTATTCTCATTGTTCTAACT GCACTAGTAGGAGGTGTGATTCGTCCAAATATTCAAGTATGGTTAACTCGCACGAAGGGTCCACTTTATGTGCCACTTTTCAAGCCCTTTGGTATTGCATTTGCCACTACTTTTGCAGTTTGCTTCTTTTCTAACAGCCTTCATTATGGAAG TGTTATAGGAACAACTATACTTGGAATGGGGTATTATACAGTAATATATGGACAAGTGAAAGGAAACGAGGAAGAGACAAACTGTGACGATAGCTCAGAATCCTTGGACAAGAAGAtacctcttctgccagaaaagATGGAAGTGTga